Proteins from one Longimicrobium sp. genomic window:
- a CDS encoding Ig-like domain-containing protein — translation MGIEIAGGRISERDAELAAEAENRSAAMSIEIAGSLTVEVDKIDQLAPRVLDKDKETVSARITYGSSDPSVVTVTSEGIVRGVKPGTATITVNAAGLTRQVTVVVKAAGP, via the coding sequence ATGGGGATCGAGATCGCTGGCGGACGCATCAGCGAGCGTGACGCCGAGCTGGCCGCCGAGGCAGAAAACCGCTCGGCAGCCATGTCGATCGAGATTGCCGGATCCCTCACCGTCGAGGTAGACAAGATCGATCAGCTCGCGCCCCGTGTGCTCGACAAGGACAAGGAGACCGTATCGGCCCGGATTACGTACGGGAGCAGTGACCCATCGGTGGTCACCGTCACGTCCGAGGGGATCGTGCGGGGGGTTAAGCCAGGAACCGCCACCATCACCGTGAACGCAGCGGGCTTGACTCGACAGGTAACCGTTGTTGTGAAAGCAGCGGGCCCATAA
- a CDS encoding AAA family ATPase, whose translation MQLTKFRALGFRSVDDSGWVDVDRVTALIGTNESGKTNLLLPLWKLNPASGGEIKPTADYPRKRYNAIRTDPVKPVFVEAVFELQEELRRRLAALTGSPEEFFATALVKRDFAGKHHVSFPSSRPVREVRAPRLFEILAVAEEEVQAAQLTKAEEPLKEAMLSAVARAREALEAEEVVPTGDVAGGMLRATQGTLSGVDLSQAAKRSSISPAFGRAVDAVAELVAEVTVPHPDDNEEARALVVAQMPKFVYYSNYGNLDSEIYLPHVIENMARTDLGSKEEAKVRTLKVLFDFVRLKPQEVLDLGRDIRRGRMHDEPTAAEIEAVAEKKKQRSILMQSAGSELTDRFRNWWRQGEYRFRFEADGDHFRIWVSDQRRPEEVELEGRSTGLQWFLSFYLIFLVESQDAHQGAILLLDEPGLSLHPLAQRDLSQFFDSLSEKNQLVYTTHSPFLVDPDHLDRVKAVYVRDDGTTAVSADLRAGASESAHGKSIYPVWAALGLTVSDTMLQGAQPLLVEGVSDQYYLGAIKALLIGAGRIQPRREIVFVPTGGVKGIRATAAILASQEEEPPYALLDSDGAGAGLAQQIKGDLYRGFGDRLLMVSEFAPGVPGAEVEDLIPLDAMKYVVRRWIRGDEDFDDVVRDGAPVVDQIKAYAEQCGVPLQDGWKVELAKRVKARLLQSGIDALPEETVVRWTGLFDRICGTPGSVVP comes from the coding sequence ATGCAACTGACCAAATTCAGAGCGCTGGGCTTCCGCTCGGTGGACGACAGCGGCTGGGTGGACGTCGACCGGGTGACAGCACTGATCGGCACCAACGAATCCGGCAAGACGAACCTCCTCCTCCCCCTCTGGAAACTGAACCCCGCAAGCGGCGGCGAGATCAAGCCGACGGCGGACTACCCACGGAAGCGCTACAACGCCATACGCACCGATCCAGTCAAGCCCGTGTTCGTAGAGGCAGTCTTCGAGCTGCAGGAGGAACTGCGCAGGCGGCTCGCGGCTCTCACTGGTTCCCCGGAGGAGTTTTTCGCCACTGCGCTCGTGAAGCGGGACTTCGCCGGCAAGCACCACGTCAGCTTCCCCAGCTCGCGGCCGGTGCGCGAGGTGCGCGCGCCGCGGCTGTTCGAGATCCTCGCGGTAGCGGAGGAGGAGGTGCAGGCGGCGCAGCTCACGAAGGCCGAGGAGCCGCTAAAGGAGGCGATGCTGTCGGCGGTGGCCCGCGCACGTGAGGCTCTCGAAGCGGAGGAGGTGGTGCCGACAGGGGATGTTGCCGGGGGCATGTTGAGGGCGACGCAAGGCACGCTGTCCGGCGTGGACCTGAGTCAGGCGGCCAAACGCAGCTCGATCAGCCCGGCATTCGGCCGGGCCGTAGATGCGGTGGCCGAACTCGTGGCAGAGGTGACGGTCCCGCACCCGGACGACAACGAAGAGGCGCGGGCGCTGGTCGTCGCCCAGATGCCGAAGTTCGTGTACTACTCGAACTATGGGAACCTCGACTCCGAGATCTATCTGCCGCACGTCATCGAGAACATGGCGCGCACCGACCTGGGCTCGAAGGAGGAGGCGAAGGTCCGCACGCTCAAGGTGCTGTTCGACTTCGTGCGGTTGAAGCCGCAGGAGGTGCTGGACCTCGGTCGCGACATCCGGCGCGGCCGAATGCACGACGAGCCGACCGCCGCCGAGATCGAGGCGGTGGCGGAGAAGAAGAAGCAGCGCAGCATCCTGATGCAGTCGGCGGGCTCCGAGCTCACCGACCGGTTCCGCAACTGGTGGCGCCAGGGCGAGTACCGTTTCCGGTTCGAGGCCGACGGGGACCACTTCCGTATCTGGGTCTCGGACCAGCGCCGGCCGGAGGAGGTGGAGCTCGAGGGCCGGAGCACCGGGCTCCAGTGGTTCCTCAGCTTCTATCTGATCTTCCTCGTCGAGAGCCAGGACGCCCACCAGGGTGCGATCCTCCTCCTAGACGAGCCCGGGCTTTCGCTCCACCCGCTCGCGCAGCGCGACCTGTCGCAGTTCTTCGACAGCCTCTCAGAGAAGAACCAGCTCGTGTACACCACCCACTCGCCCTTCCTGGTGGACCCCGACCACCTGGACAGGGTGAAGGCGGTGTACGTCCGCGACGACGGGACGACCGCTGTGTCGGCCGACCTGCGCGCCGGCGCGAGCGAGTCCGCACACGGCAAGTCCATCTACCCCGTCTGGGCGGCCCTCGGCCTCACGGTCTCGGACACCATGCTGCAGGGCGCCCAGCCGCTCCTCGTCGAGGGGGTGTCCGACCAGTACTACCTGGGCGCGATCAAGGCACTTCTCATCGGCGCGGGACGCATACAGCCACGGCGTGAGATCGTCTTCGTGCCCACGGGAGGGGTCAAGGGAATCCGGGCCACCGCGGCCATTCTCGCGAGCCAAGAGGAGGAACCCCCCTACGCGTTGCTGGACTCGGACGGGGCCGGCGCTGGCCTCGCGCAGCAGATCAAGGGAGACCTGTACCGGGGCTTCGGGGATCGCCTCCTTATGGTGTCCGAGTTCGCGCCGGGAGTTCCGGGCGCTGAGGTCGAGGACCTGATCCCGCTCGACGCCATGAAGTACGTGGTGAGACGGTGGATCCGCGGCGACGAAGACTTCGACGACGTGGTGCGGGACGGCGCACCCGTCGTTGACCAGATCAAGGCGTACGCGGAGCAATGTGGCGTTCCCCTCCAAGACGGCTGGAAGGTGGAGCTCGCGAAGAGGGTGAAGGCGCGCCTCCTCCAGAGTGGCATCGATGCGCTCCCGGAGGAGACCGTGGTACGGTGGACCGGGCTGTTCGACCGCATATGCGGGACGCCGGGTTCGGTGGTGCCGTAG